From the Rhodopirellula bahusiensis genome, one window contains:
- a CDS encoding DUF1592 domain-containing protein produces the protein MPRFAFPPNLNAAMHSMRFVLILLVSCCCATSQGSDSLETVFQETVQPFLQQNCLQCHDDQSAEGDLDLSADRNIEDVVKRFRHWSVVLDRLEVGDMPPEDSDVQPTTEQCDAVIAWIESLKEAEAKRTSGDPGLVLARRLSSSEYDRTIRDLTGVDIRPAADFPIDPANEAGFDNSGESLTMSPALLKKYLQAARRVAEHMAITPSGLAFSPHPVITPTDRDKFCVNRIIDFYREQNTEISDHLFVVWKHQQSPAGGSLDDLAIQHGVSAKYCHTLSDLLTDSAKESDPTTIGPIVALKTMWNEVTQTTETETEAKQHCNDIAKFIESLRQSLIPDVPNLTAPDMNPGSQSLVLWKNRQFVANRRRFAQDQLPPLPDLMKTFDPSRFKIPAEEAVIACMLVPESEDDQATFAEELNRFCDVFPDQFLISERARVYLDPKKEKKLKGRFLSAGFHSQMGYFRDDAPLCDLMLTDAQRATLDRLWLELDFVASAPMRQYSGFIWFDRTDSKFMRDRVFDRYRAEDKDCISEDKVRGLCDAYTEKAKRVGASEKALAAIRRYFDDMSKTFRSLEQIREQSEPVQLEAMLQFAERAYRRPLEPTDKDSLLAFYQYLRTEGELNHEESVRDCVVRILMSPHFCYRVDPTNSGQADPGSVISKLSSGVQPLDSHSLANRLSYFLWSSMPDETLMELAAEDQLQDPSVLAEQTRRMLNDARSQGFVREFMGNWLNFRRFDQHNGVDREKFPTFTDELRQAMLEEPLRLFTDVVERDGSVLDLLYADHTFVNRELAMHYGVDEKQFDSLLKASDSEDGWIELSSANEFGRGGLLPMGVFLTRNSPGLRTSPVQRGNWVVQRVLGEHVPAPPAEVPELPEDESKLGELTIREALARHREHPSCAGCHERIDSMGLVFEGYGPVGEMRDADLGGRAIDASVVFPDGGQGDGIEGLRDYIRRDREDDFVEHLCRKLLAFALGRSLQLSDESLIAEMKSNLQANDHRFLSLMETIVTSPAFRNKRIQLASVDNAPTPETEPSP, from the coding sequence ATGCCCCGATTCGCGTTCCCTCCTAACCTCAACGCGGCCATGCATTCCATGCGATTTGTTTTGATCCTTCTCGTCAGCTGTTGCTGTGCCACGTCTCAAGGATCGGACTCTCTCGAAACCGTCTTCCAAGAAACGGTCCAACCGTTCCTGCAGCAAAATTGTCTGCAGTGCCACGATGACCAATCCGCCGAAGGTGACCTGGACCTGAGTGCGGACCGGAACATCGAGGATGTCGTGAAGCGTTTTCGTCACTGGTCCGTGGTTCTGGATCGCCTGGAAGTCGGCGACATGCCACCGGAGGACTCCGACGTTCAGCCAACCACCGAGCAATGCGATGCGGTGATTGCTTGGATTGAGTCCCTGAAGGAAGCGGAAGCAAAACGCACCAGCGGCGACCCCGGTTTGGTGCTCGCCCGGCGACTCAGCAGCTCCGAATACGATCGCACGATTCGCGATCTCACCGGCGTCGACATTCGCCCCGCAGCGGACTTCCCGATCGATCCCGCCAACGAGGCCGGTTTCGACAACTCGGGCGAATCGCTAACCATGTCGCCGGCACTGCTGAAAAAGTACCTGCAAGCGGCCCGCCGCGTCGCCGAACACATGGCGATCACACCGTCGGGACTCGCATTCTCGCCTCACCCGGTGATCACCCCCACCGACCGTGACAAATTCTGCGTCAATCGAATCATCGATTTCTATCGAGAGCAGAACACTGAGATTTCAGACCACTTGTTCGTGGTATGGAAACACCAACAGTCGCCCGCCGGCGGTTCGCTTGACGACCTCGCGATACAACATGGTGTCAGCGCAAAGTACTGTCATACACTGAGTGACCTACTCACCGATTCAGCGAAAGAGTCCGATCCCACGACGATTGGTCCCATCGTCGCCTTGAAGACCATGTGGAACGAAGTCACGCAGACAACGGAGACCGAGACGGAAGCCAAACAACACTGCAATGACATCGCGAAATTCATCGAGTCTCTTCGTCAGTCGCTGATTCCGGATGTTCCCAATCTGACCGCACCGGACATGAACCCAGGTTCGCAGTCGCTGGTGCTTTGGAAGAACCGCCAATTCGTCGCCAACCGACGACGATTCGCACAAGACCAACTTCCGCCGCTGCCGGATTTAATGAAAACCTTCGATCCGAGCCGGTTTAAAATTCCGGCTGAAGAGGCTGTCATCGCATGCATGCTCGTTCCCGAATCAGAAGACGACCAAGCAACTTTCGCGGAAGAGCTGAATCGATTCTGCGATGTGTTTCCGGATCAATTTTTGATCTCCGAACGAGCTCGTGTGTACCTGGACCCAAAAAAGGAAAAGAAGCTGAAAGGTCGCTTCTTGAGCGCCGGATTCCACAGCCAAATGGGATACTTCCGTGACGACGCGCCGCTTTGCGACCTGATGCTGACCGATGCCCAGCGAGCGACATTGGATCGCCTTTGGTTGGAACTGGACTTCGTCGCGTCCGCCCCGATGCGGCAGTACTCGGGCTTCATTTGGTTTGACCGCACGGATTCGAAATTCATGCGAGACCGAGTGTTTGATCGGTACCGCGCCGAAGACAAGGACTGCATTTCCGAAGATAAGGTCCGCGGACTTTGTGATGCCTACACCGAAAAAGCCAAGCGGGTTGGAGCGAGCGAGAAAGCTCTCGCAGCGATTCGGCGTTACTTCGACGACATGTCCAAAACATTCCGCTCACTGGAACAAATTCGCGAACAGTCCGAACCAGTCCAGCTCGAAGCGATGCTGCAGTTTGCCGAGCGAGCCTACCGTCGTCCGCTCGAACCAACCGACAAGGATTCGCTGCTCGCGTTCTATCAATACCTGCGGACCGAAGGCGAACTCAACCACGAAGAATCCGTTCGCGACTGTGTCGTGCGGATCCTGATGTCGCCCCATTTCTGCTACCGCGTTGACCCGACTAACTCTGGCCAGGCTGACCCCGGTTCAGTTATTTCCAAACTTTCTTCGGGCGTGCAACCACTCGATTCTCATTCGCTGGCCAATCGCCTGAGCTACTTCCTCTGGTCGAGCATGCCGGATGAGACGCTGATGGAGCTGGCAGCTGAGGATCAACTGCAAGATCCCAGCGTTCTCGCGGAACAAACACGCCGCATGCTGAACGATGCCAGAAGCCAAGGCTTCGTTCGCGAATTCATGGGCAACTGGCTGAACTTCCGCCGCTTCGATCAACACAATGGAGTCGACCGCGAAAAGTTCCCGACGTTCACCGACGAATTGCGTCAAGCGATGTTGGAGGAACCGTTGCGACTGTTCACCGACGTCGTGGAACGAGACGGCTCAGTGCTGGATCTCCTTTACGCCGATCACACCTTCGTCAATCGAGAGTTGGCGATGCACTACGGCGTTGACGAGAAACAATTTGACTCGTTGTTGAAAGCATCCGACTCCGAAGATGGCTGGATTGAGCTTTCCAGTGCAAACGAATTTGGCCGTGGCGGATTGTTGCCCATGGGAGTCTTCTTGACTCGCAACTCACCAGGTTTGAGAACCAGCCCCGTGCAGCGAGGCAACTGGGTCGTGCAGCGGGTTCTCGGCGAGCACGTTCCGGCACCTCCCGCCGAAGTCCCGGAATTGCCCGAAGACGAATCCAAACTCGGCGAACTGACCATTCGCGAGGCGCTCGCTCGACACCGCGAGCATCCCAGTTGCGCAGGATGTCATGAACGAATCGACTCGATGGGGTTGGTCTTCGAAGGCTACGGTCCCGTGGGTGAAATGCGAGACGCGGACCTGGGCGGACGTGCGATCGACGCCAGCGTTGTGTTCCCCGATGGCGGCCAAGGCGACGGGATCGAAGGCCTGCGCGATTACATCCGGCGCGACCGCGAAGACGACTTTGTCGAGCACTTGTGTCGCAAGCTTTTGGCATTCGCACTTGGACGCTCGTTGCAGCTCTCAGACGAATCGCTGATCGCAGAAATGAAGTCCAACCTGCAAGCCAACGACCACCGTTTCCTATCCCTGATGGAAACGATTGTGACCAGTCCCGCGTTTCGCAACAAACGTATTCAACTCGCCTCCGTCGACAACGCTCCCACCCCCGAAACGGAACCTTCGCCATGA
- a CDS encoding glycosyltransferase family A protein → MRNLSNIPRLSIVVPHGGDDAAFESSLASVLQHRPDGCEVIVPHDGSYDDPFDLGEEVRFVDTGSTSVLRQISEAAESAMGRFVHVVTDGHVATENWTEAALAQFEGHETGVVVPVVRDSETQRIEHAGWRTTASSACGPIGFGDKQVARKAAARIEGAFLAASFWRRDLLRSLIGTYRGTDTIEASLAFGHLTTQAGWRCVVADDSAMSVDFETEVLDYDLRIHRNHRRLQAISDHFRGGGSAGWGRGIQRLLTTTLAGGLRPSSFISGLRRMTAPLAGNAISRSVQTAGVLAVDDNPETLPMPSLHREPLRRAA, encoded by the coding sequence GTGCGAAATTTGTCTAACATCCCGCGTTTGTCGATCGTCGTCCCTCACGGTGGTGATGACGCGGCTTTCGAATCCTCGCTCGCAAGTGTATTGCAGCATCGCCCAGATGGGTGCGAGGTGATTGTGCCTCATGACGGGAGCTATGACGACCCGTTTGATTTGGGCGAGGAGGTGCGGTTCGTCGACACTGGTTCGACGAGCGTCCTGCGCCAAATTTCCGAAGCCGCTGAATCGGCGATGGGTCGTTTCGTGCACGTTGTCACTGACGGCCACGTTGCCACCGAGAACTGGACCGAAGCGGCGCTCGCACAATTCGAAGGCCACGAAACCGGCGTGGTTGTGCCGGTGGTCCGCGATTCAGAAACACAGCGGATCGAGCATGCGGGATGGCGGACCACCGCTTCATCCGCTTGCGGCCCAATTGGATTTGGCGACAAACAAGTGGCTCGCAAAGCCGCCGCTCGCATCGAAGGAGCTTTCCTCGCCGCGTCGTTCTGGCGTCGAGATTTGCTTCGCAGTTTGATCGGCACCTATCGCGGCACCGATACGATCGAGGCTTCGCTTGCATTTGGTCACCTGACCACCCAAGCAGGTTGGCGATGCGTGGTTGCCGATGACAGCGCAATGAGCGTCGACTTCGAAACCGAAGTGCTCGACTACGACCTTCGCATCCACCGAAACCATCGGCGCCTGCAAGCCATCTCGGATCACTTCCGCGGCGGCGGGTCGGCCGGTTGGGGTCGCGGTATCCAACGCCTACTCACGACCACACTGGCCGGCGGACTACGCCCATCGAGTTTCATCTCGGGCCTTCGACGCATGACCGCTCCTCTGGCCGGAAACGCGATTTCGCGTTCGGTGCAAACCGCCGGCGTTCTGGCAGTCGACGACAATCCCGAAACGCTGCCGATGCCATCGTTGCATCGTGAACCGCTTCGACGTGCGGCTTAG
- a CDS encoding DUF1552 domain-containing protein — protein MNPAVNRRTLLRGAGVAMALPWLESIPVWGSETMIGHDAAETPQRFAALFMGCGINADHWWAKGAGEDMELGKSLAPMESLKHKMNFITGLFNENATGVGIHPGQTGNILSGASLKKGSELRGDISMDQVLANHFQDQTAVPSLVLGCEQPVTGYHETNFSMAYSSHISWQNATSPVPMEVYPSLAFDALFDNQGSRRNESILDRVGEDAASLRRQVSVADRAKLEEFLSSVREVERRAASMRAAHSKASDRAKDQGKPIHAMKRPDDGLPEDIREHMRLMCDIVALGFQTDKSRVATLLLNRDLSGLFYPFLDVKSTHHSASHSDRSDAYERISRYYCSQYAYLAGKLDAMAEGDGTVLDHSCLLFLSSMWSGNAHDSSKLPVLLTGGLSGKLETGRVLDYLEESDDDRKLCSMYLSIMDRMGVPIDAFGDAENRLAGL, from the coding sequence ATGAATCCTGCTGTCAATCGAAGAACGTTGCTGCGTGGTGCCGGTGTGGCCATGGCTTTGCCGTGGTTGGAATCGATCCCGGTCTGGGGCAGCGAAACGATGATCGGCCACGACGCCGCGGAAACCCCGCAACGCTTTGCCGCGTTGTTCATGGGCTGCGGGATCAACGCCGATCACTGGTGGGCCAAAGGTGCTGGCGAAGACATGGAGTTGGGCAAGAGCCTGGCGCCCATGGAATCGCTCAAGCACAAGATGAATTTCATCACCGGACTGTTCAACGAGAACGCGACCGGCGTTGGGATTCACCCCGGACAAACGGGCAACATTCTCTCAGGTGCGTCGCTGAAAAAGGGCTCCGAACTTCGCGGCGACATCAGCATGGACCAAGTTCTCGCGAATCACTTCCAGGATCAAACGGCGGTTCCCAGTTTGGTGCTCGGGTGCGAGCAACCGGTAACGGGTTACCACGAAACCAATTTTTCGATGGCCTACAGCTCACACATTTCGTGGCAGAACGCAACGTCACCGGTGCCGATGGAGGTCTACCCATCGCTGGCTTTTGACGCGTTGTTCGACAACCAAGGCAGTCGCCGCAACGAAAGCATTCTCGACCGAGTCGGCGAAGACGCGGCGTCGCTGCGACGACAAGTCAGTGTGGCCGACCGAGCCAAGTTGGAAGAGTTTCTGAGTAGCGTTCGCGAAGTCGAACGACGCGCCGCTTCCATGCGAGCGGCTCACTCGAAGGCAAGCGACCGAGCCAAGGATCAGGGCAAACCGATTCACGCGATGAAGCGTCCCGATGATGGTTTGCCCGAAGACATCCGCGAACACATGCGACTGATGTGCGACATCGTGGCGTTAGGATTCCAAACCGATAAATCTCGAGTCGCAACGCTGCTCCTCAACCGTGACTTGTCCGGATTGTTCTATCCATTCCTCGACGTGAAATCGACGCACCACTCCGCATCGCACAGCGATCGTTCAGATGCCTATGAACGAATTTCGCGATACTACTGCAGCCAATACGCCTACTTGGCCGGCAAGCTCGATGCGATGGCAGAAGGTGACGGCACGGTGCTGGATCATTCGTGCTTGTTGTTCCTGTCCAGCATGTGGTCCGGCAACGCACACGATTCCAGCAAGCTGCCCGTGCTACTGACCGGTGGCCTTTCTGGGAAACTCGAAACCGGCCGCGTTTTGGACTACTTGGAAGAATCCGACGACGACCGAAAACTTTGCAGCATGTATTTGTCGATCATGGATCGCATGGGCGTGCCGATCGACGCATTCGGCGACGCCGAAAATCGACTCGCCGGTTTGTGA
- the proB gene encoding glutamate 5-kinase: protein MNESSEANDLAIRRQIIDETQCVVVKVGTRVLTTSDGKLDLERVDRLAEQLCRIADTGRQTIMVSSGAVGAGVAKLGLPQRPTDLKSLQAIAAIGQADLIGAYEKSLQKRGRHAAQVLLTRNDLRRRSGYLHVRNALNGIDELGAIAVVNENDSVAVSELKTTFGDNDRLAAQVAGLFNDVMLILLTDVSALYDGHPDEKDSQPIHMVHDVDDGVMALVDDQVSAVSKGGMGGKLRASKLANSHGHPTIIGSGTEDFVLDRIFAGDAVGTLFVPPKRSLKGRRRWIGSSANVAGTLYLDQGAVDAIQKQGRSLLAIGIQRVEGSFAHGNVVRLVGPNGKEFGRGLSNYRSHEVARIAGKPSEQIEWILGHRPYENVIHRNNLVLRIVPE, encoded by the coding sequence TTGAACGAATCCTCAGAAGCAAACGATCTCGCCATTCGGCGTCAGATCATCGACGAAACCCAATGCGTGGTGGTCAAGGTCGGCACGCGAGTTCTCACTACATCGGACGGCAAACTCGATCTCGAACGCGTGGATCGACTGGCGGAACAACTTTGCCGCATCGCCGACACCGGACGTCAAACCATCATGGTCAGTAGCGGTGCTGTCGGCGCCGGCGTCGCCAAACTGGGTTTGCCGCAGCGTCCAACCGACCTGAAGTCGTTGCAGGCGATCGCCGCGATCGGACAAGCTGACTTGATCGGTGCCTACGAAAAGTCGTTGCAGAAACGAGGCCGGCACGCCGCTCAGGTTTTGCTAACCCGAAACGACCTTCGTCGTCGCAGCGGTTACTTGCACGTGCGCAATGCTCTCAACGGAATCGATGAGTTGGGCGCCATCGCGGTTGTTAACGAAAACGACTCGGTTGCTGTTTCGGAATTGAAGACAACCTTCGGTGACAACGACCGTTTGGCCGCTCAGGTCGCGGGACTTTTCAACGATGTGATGTTGATTTTGTTGACGGATGTTTCCGCACTCTACGATGGTCACCCCGACGAAAAAGACAGCCAGCCGATTCACATGGTCCATGATGTGGACGATGGTGTGATGGCATTGGTTGACGACCAAGTGTCTGCTGTCAGCAAAGGTGGAATGGGCGGCAAGTTGCGAGCGTCGAAGCTGGCCAACTCGCACGGTCATCCCACGATCATCGGATCGGGCACCGAGGATTTTGTGCTCGATCGAATTTTCGCGGGCGATGCAGTGGGGACATTGTTCGTGCCTCCAAAGCGTTCGCTCAAAGGGCGGCGACGTTGGATCGGCAGTTCCGCCAACGTTGCGGGGACGTTGTACCTCGACCAAGGCGCGGTGGATGCGATCCAGAAGCAAGGCCGTAGTCTCTTGGCGATCGGGATCCAACGCGTGGAAGGAAGCTTCGCGCACGGGAACGTGGTCCGTTTGGTTGGACCCAATGGCAAAGAGTTCGGACGCGGTCTATCGAACTACCGCAGCCACGAGGTCGCCCGCATCGCTGGCAAGCCCAGCGAACAAATCGAATGGATCCTCGGGCATCGTCCTTACGAGAACGTGATTCATCGCAACAACTTGGTGCTGCGGATCGTCCCCGAGTGA
- a CDS encoding ABC transporter substrate-binding protein gives MPAKTRLAKHSAKIESADRDASHSASLGNRQPNQACEISPSGGLSETDLGRRSVWQRRQWLAWTSVAGAAVLTGCREASKSDESESNTTVRTDVPLRVVWTGTDADAETLRRTWQSISEQPLKITVITPPNTSSETAEDQPAIWDAAAKAEVIAYPLSQLGEMVSRELIMPSLQSESSEDSGASTTKSDPPAVRVAMTFAQEPRAKCLGGSLPALMVGEKAATKVSTSAAITWGDLEQLAAEFPGQVAEPTAEGWAGVSYLWRLASVLSATWLFDRNTLEPLLTQPEYVDVLRQMAATAKHGPESSMTPGEIFRDVSSGKLVAGLGFPQVTTDQTDAEDEATLTSNVQVAAFPIAESGAVDADGVALARTGRVVLAPQTLVGSLAASCRQTAAANQFLKWLAGGQGSEPLYRSIPGLQHPTASSSIDDATGGNYQPWLRTAWQNPNVMPPLNLVGGDRYLAVLDSEVRQCLTGDKTPEDACAAISKSWSDLHNEFGVKKQKRSWQQALGLL, from the coding sequence ATGCCTGCGAAAACTCGCCTCGCGAAGCATTCCGCGAAGATTGAATCTGCCGATCGGGACGCGTCTCACTCCGCCTCACTCGGCAACCGCCAACCAAACCAAGCCTGTGAAATCTCGCCTTCCGGTGGGCTGAGCGAAACCGATCTCGGGCGTCGATCCGTCTGGCAAAGACGGCAATGGTTGGCGTGGACTTCGGTCGCCGGAGCAGCCGTTTTGACCGGTTGCCGCGAGGCTTCCAAAAGCGATGAGTCGGAATCAAATACGACGGTCCGCACCGATGTTCCGCTGCGAGTGGTTTGGACGGGAACCGATGCCGACGCGGAAACACTTCGCCGAACCTGGCAATCGATCAGCGAACAACCGCTGAAGATCACCGTCATCACACCGCCGAACACCTCTTCTGAAACTGCGGAAGACCAACCTGCGATCTGGGACGCCGCGGCGAAGGCGGAGGTGATCGCCTATCCGCTCAGCCAACTGGGCGAGATGGTTTCACGCGAATTGATCATGCCTTCGTTGCAATCAGAATCGAGCGAAGATTCGGGTGCGAGCACAACCAAGTCGGATCCGCCCGCGGTCCGAGTGGCGATGACGTTCGCGCAAGAACCACGAGCCAAATGTTTGGGCGGATCCTTGCCCGCTCTGATGGTCGGCGAAAAGGCAGCGACGAAGGTTTCGACATCAGCTGCCATCACATGGGGCGACCTTGAACAACTCGCGGCTGAGTTCCCTGGACAAGTCGCTGAGCCCACCGCGGAAGGTTGGGCCGGCGTGTCGTACCTGTGGCGTCTGGCTTCCGTGCTGAGTGCCACCTGGTTGTTCGATCGCAACACACTGGAACCGCTTTTGACCCAGCCCGAATATGTCGACGTCCTTCGGCAAATGGCTGCGACGGCAAAGCACGGTCCCGAATCATCAATGACTCCCGGTGAAATCTTCCGCGACGTCAGTTCCGGCAAACTGGTCGCCGGGCTTGGGTTCCCACAGGTCACAACCGACCAAACCGATGCGGAAGACGAAGCGACTCTGACCAGCAACGTGCAAGTGGCGGCGTTCCCGATCGCGGAATCTGGAGCGGTCGATGCTGACGGCGTGGCGCTGGCACGAACCGGCCGAGTCGTGCTCGCACCGCAAACCCTCGTCGGATCGCTGGCCGCATCGTGCCGACAAACGGCCGCTGCCAACCAGTTTTTGAAGTGGCTAGCGGGAGGGCAGGGCAGCGAACCGTTGTACCGTTCGATCCCAGGTCTCCAGCACCCAACGGCCAGCTCATCGATCGACGATGCGACCGGCGGAAACTACCAACCCTGGTTGCGAACCGCTTGGCAAAACCCCAACGTGATGCCGCCACTGAACTTGGTCGGCGGCGACCGATACCTCGCGGTTCTGGACTCGGAAGTTCGTCAATGCTTGACAGGCGACAAAACTCCCGAAGACGCTTGCGCCGCGATTTCTAAATCCTGGTCCGACCTGCACAACGAGTTTGGCGTGAAGAAACAGAAACGTTCGTGGCAGCAGGCTCTCGGACTTCTTTGA
- the xylB gene encoding xylulokinase: MAHYLGIDIGTSGTKTLLIDETGQVVAEANAEYPMEQPKPGWTQQDPEHWWAATKKTVKAVMKKSGVDKADVKAIGLSGQMHGSVFLDRDDNVIRPALLWNDQRTADQCDQITSAAGSREKLIGMVANPALTGFQAPKVLWLRDNEKRNFDKLAKVLLPKDDIRRRLTGDYVTEVSDASGTLFLDVKKRDWSKTLLGKLDLSADLLPRVVESEDVTGTLTKEAAKALGLTTECKVVGGAGDCAAGAIGNGIVKSGLLSTSIGTSGVMFVHSDEPNVDASGRLHTFCHAVRGKWHMMGVNLTSGGSLQWWVDQVVQGLAGVPASKRFEAATAEAEKAIAGSGGLLFLPYLNGERTPHADPNARGAFVGMNLTHDRAAMTRAVMEGITFALRDSLEIIESLGVPVRQIRASGGGSKNVFWRQMQADVFGKKITTLKVEQGPAFGVALLAAVGDGAYKHIAQACQATIEVAAETKADRSAKLTYNKLFPVYRSLYGSLKDDMHQLAELQSTN; this comes from the coding sequence ATGGCTCACTATCTCGGCATTGACATTGGCACCAGCGGCACGAAGACCCTGCTGATCGACGAAACCGGCCAGGTGGTTGCCGAGGCGAATGCAGAATATCCCATGGAGCAACCCAAACCGGGTTGGACTCAACAGGATCCCGAGCACTGGTGGGCGGCGACGAAAAAGACCGTCAAAGCGGTGATGAAAAAGTCAGGTGTCGACAAGGCCGACGTGAAAGCGATCGGTTTGTCGGGACAAATGCACGGTTCCGTTTTTCTGGACCGTGATGACAATGTGATTCGTCCGGCATTGTTGTGGAACGATCAACGCACGGCCGATCAGTGCGACCAAATCACCTCGGCTGCTGGCTCGCGTGAAAAGCTGATCGGCATGGTCGCCAATCCGGCATTGACCGGGTTTCAGGCTCCCAAGGTGCTTTGGTTGCGAGACAATGAGAAACGTAACTTTGACAAACTCGCGAAAGTTTTGCTGCCCAAGGATGACATCCGTCGGCGGCTGACGGGTGACTATGTCACCGAAGTCAGCGACGCCAGCGGCACGTTGTTCTTAGACGTGAAGAAGCGAGATTGGTCGAAGACTCTACTGGGCAAACTGGATTTGTCCGCTGACTTGCTGCCTCGCGTGGTCGAGTCCGAAGACGTCACCGGCACGCTGACCAAAGAAGCCGCGAAAGCTCTCGGGCTGACGACGGAGTGCAAGGTGGTCGGGGGTGCGGGTGACTGTGCCGCCGGTGCGATCGGCAACGGCATCGTCAAATCGGGTTTGCTCAGCACTTCGATCGGGACCAGCGGTGTGATGTTTGTTCACAGCGATGAACCCAACGTCGATGCGTCCGGCCGGCTCCATACATTCTGTCACGCCGTTCGCGGGAAGTGGCACATGATGGGAGTCAACTTGACCAGCGGCGGTTCACTGCAATGGTGGGTGGATCAAGTCGTGCAGGGCTTGGCCGGCGTTCCTGCCTCGAAACGTTTCGAAGCTGCCACGGCGGAAGCGGAGAAGGCGATCGCTGGCAGTGGTGGGTTACTATTTTTGCCCTACTTGAACGGTGAACGAACACCGCACGCGGATCCAAACGCACGCGGAGCCTTTGTGGGCATGAATCTCACCCATGACCGGGCTGCAATGACACGTGCGGTGATGGAAGGCATCACATTTGCACTGCGTGATAGCCTGGAAATCATCGAGTCATTGGGCGTTCCTGTCCGCCAGATTCGCGCGAGCGGTGGCGGCAGCAAGAACGTTTTTTGGCGTCAAATGCAAGCCGATGTGTTCGGCAAAAAGATCACGACCTTGAAGGTCGAACAGGGCCCGGCCTTCGGTGTCGCTTTGCTCGCCGCGGTCGGCGACGGAGCCTACAAGCACATCGCGCAGGCATGCCAGGCGACCATCGAGGTGGCCGCCGAAACCAAAGCGGATCGTTCCGCGAAACTCACTTACAACAAGCTCTTTCCTGTCTACCGATCTCTGTACGGCAGTTTGAAAGACGACATGCACCAACTGGCTGAATTGCAATCAACAAATTGA
- a CDS encoding aldo/keto reductase, whose protein sequence is MKQVSLGHDGFPVSRLGFGGWALGGQWGAQDDEASLAALQHAVEHGITFIDTAPGYGDGRSEQVIGQFLKQLPASIREKIHVATKTPPSEGPWPPSPYCRWQDRYGAAYIRANVEERLRNLGVECLDLLQLHSWTSAWNDDPQPLLVLQKLRQEGKINRIGLCTPEQDQNCVIQLMRDGLVDVVQVVFNIFEQEPAAQLFPVAEETGTGVIVRVSLDEGALTGKYSADHEFPEDDFRSGFFAGDRMQRTTKRVDAIRDDLKEFGLDEHYSLAATAIQFAMSPAAVQTVIVGMRNVDQVALNVATEALPALPEDFLRRLQLHQWRRGVWYSGK, encoded by the coding sequence ATGAAACAAGTCTCACTAGGCCACGATGGTTTCCCCGTCTCTCGACTTGGATTCGGGGGGTGGGCATTGGGTGGCCAATGGGGCGCTCAGGACGACGAAGCTTCCCTCGCTGCGCTCCAGCACGCCGTTGAACATGGGATCACCTTCATCGACACCGCTCCGGGATACGGGGACGGTCGCAGTGAGCAAGTGATCGGTCAGTTTTTGAAACAACTGCCGGCATCCATTCGCGAAAAAATTCATGTGGCGACGAAGACGCCGCCTTCGGAAGGTCCGTGGCCGCCAAGCCCCTATTGCCGTTGGCAAGATCGATACGGAGCCGCTTACATCCGTGCAAACGTCGAAGAACGTCTGCGGAATCTTGGTGTCGAATGCCTCGATTTGTTGCAGCTGCACTCTTGGACGTCGGCATGGAACGATGACCCGCAACCGTTGTTGGTTCTGCAGAAACTTCGCCAAGAAGGCAAAATCAATCGCATTGGGTTGTGCACTCCCGAGCAAGACCAGAACTGCGTGATCCAGTTGATGCGAGATGGATTGGTCGATGTCGTCCAGGTTGTGTTCAATATCTTTGAGCAAGAACCCGCCGCACAATTGTTTCCTGTTGCGGAAGAGACTGGCACCGGCGTGATTGTTCGCGTTTCACTGGACGAAGGTGCCCTGACCGGCAAATACTCCGCGGATCATGAGTTCCCCGAAGACGACTTTCGATCCGGGTTCTTCGCCGGCGACCGCATGCAGCGAACGACGAAGCGGGTCGATGCCATTCGCGATGACCTGAAAGAGTTCGGGCTGGACGAACACTATTCTTTGGCCGCCACCGCGATTCAGTTCGCGATGTCACCGGCGGCGGTTCAGACCGTGATCGTTGGAATGCGAAATGTCGACCAAGTCGCATTGAACGTCGCGACGGAAGCTCTGCCAGCGTTGCCCGAGGACTTCTTGCGTCGACTGCAATTGCACCAGTGGCGTCGCGGCGTTTGGTACAGCGGCAAGTGA